The following are from one region of the Hemibagrus wyckioides isolate EC202008001 linkage group LG24, SWU_Hwy_1.0, whole genome shotgun sequence genome:
- the mapk15 gene encoding mitogen-activated protein kinase 15 yields MNLTEVEEHITVKYDIKRRLGKGAYGIVWKAVDRKTGETVAVKKIFDAFRNRTDAQRTFREIMFLQEFGDHPNIIRLLNVIRAQNDKDIYLVFEYMDTDLHAVIKKGNLLKDIHKRYIMYQLLKATKYLHSGNVIHRDQKPSNILLDADCFIKLCDFGLARSLSQIQEDAVNPALTEYVATRWYRAPEILLGSTRYTKGVDMWSVGCILGEMLLGKPLFPGTSTMNQIDKIMSVIPHPMPEDVEAIRSEYGASVIQKMLLRPQVPLRDLMQPSVPPDALDLLQRLLVFNPDKRLTAEEALQHSYVAKFHNPSREPSLDYEVILAVDDDIQLSVTQYRNKLYEMILEKRASRQMAKKNHLMQKVEEKPGKEVGENERESANAKDKECKKAERKEGQGDSEKKLLQHNKDQTGARSVTAKPVSIQDQTQTAVGKSNPAANACMTKTSYNPITHVSTDVVRPSSNPSVTAQHQHNRFGRKVVQQTQNNDSSSILPVQATNKGVEQSQQRGQSAPMGGTRSFSLTLLQPQNNTLFPKEEPILTSGLCVTSARLNQRYPSQTRTAKPPLRFGKKVFQNNANVSSAGDPQATLGTYSQAYGAVNRTELNNLLRGHQ; encoded by the exons ATGAACCTGACGGAAGTAGAAGAGCACATCACAGTGAAGTATGATATCAAGAGGAGACTCGGGAAAGGG GCATATGGAATCGTATGGAAAGCAGTGGACAGGAAGACCGGAGAGACAGTGGCcgtgaaaaaaatatttgatgcTTTTAGAAATAGAACTGATGCTCAG AGAACTTTCAGAGAAATCATGTTCCTTCAG GAGTTTGGGGATCATCCCAACATCATCAGGTTGCTCAATGTCATTCGAGCCCAGAACGACAAAGATATTTACTTGGTGTTTGAATACATGG ATACTGACCTGCATGCTGTTATTAAGAAAGGCAACCTTCTGAAGGACATTCATAAACGCTATATCATGTACCAGCTTCTCAAAGCCACCAAATACTTACACTCCGGGAACGTTATTCACAGGGATCAAAAG CCCTCGAATATACTACTAGATGCAGACTGCTTCATCAAGCTGTGTGATTTTGGCTTGGCACGCTCCCTCTCCCAGATCCAAGAGGATGCTGTGAATCCTGCCTTAACAGAATATGTGGCAACACGGTGGTACCGTGCTCCTGAAATTCTCCTTGGTTCCACTAG GTACACAAAAGGGGTGGACATGTGGAGTGTGGGCTGTATTCTGGGTGAGATGTTGCTGGGCAAACCTCTTTTTCCTGGAACCTCAACCATGAATCAGATAGATAAAATTATGAGTGTTATTCCACATCCTATGCCAGAAG ACGTTGAGGCCATCAGGTCGGAGTACGGGGCATCTGTTATTCagaaaatgctgcttag GCCACAGGTGCCATTAAGGGATTTAATGCAGCCTTCAGTGCCACCTGATGCTCTTGATCTGCTACAACGCCTGCTTGTCTTTAATCCTGATAAACGATTAACTGCCGAGGAAGCTCTTCAGCACTCTTATGTGGCCAA GTTTCATAACCCATCCAGGGAACCAAGTCTGGACTATGAAGTTATTCTTGCTGTAGATGATGATATACAGCTGTCTGTGACTCAATACAGGAACAAACTCTATGAG ATGATTCTGGAGAAACGGGCCTCTCGgcaaatggcaaaaaaaaatcatctgatgCAGAAAGTGGAGGAAAAGCCTGGGAAAGAGGTTGGGGAAAATGAACGGGAGAGTGCAAATGCAAAAGATAAAGAGTGTAAGAAGGCTGAGAGAAAGGAGGGTCAAGGGGATAGTGAAAAGAAATTGTTGCAACACAACAAAGACCAAACTGGAGCAAGATCAGTCACTGCCAAGCCTGTCTCCAtacaagatcaaacacaaacagctgTTGGGAAAAGCAATCCAGCTGCAAACGCATGCATGACCAAGACATCTTACAACCCAATCACACATGTGTCCA ctgATGTGGTCAGACCATCAAGTAATCCTTCAGTGACTGCTCAGCATCAACATAACCGATTTGGCAGAAAGGTGGTGCAGCAGACTCAGAACAATGACAGCAGTAGCATCTTGCCTGTACAGGCAACTAACAAG GGTGTAGAGCAGAGTCAGCAGCGTGGTCAGTCAGCCCCTATGGGAGGCACCCGCTCCTTCTCCCTCACTCTGTTACAGCCACAGAATAACACTCTATTTCCTAAGGAAGAACCCATCCTGACATCAGGCCTGTGTGTCACCTCTGCACGGCTG AACCAGCGCTACCCCTCTCAGACTCGGACTGCAAAACCTCCACTCAGGTTTGGCAAGAAAGTTTTCCAAAACAATGCAAACGTTTCTTCTGCAGGAGATCCTCAAGCCACACTAGGCACCTACTCTCAGGCCTATGGAGCCGTCAACAGAACAGAGCTGAACAACCTGCTTAGGGGTCACCAGTAG